TCGGCAGGGTCCGCTCCCGCTTCCCCGACGGCGTCGCGGTGCTCCACAGCGGGCTCACGCCGGCGGAGAGGTCCTCCCAGTGGAGGAAGATCCGCGACGGCGAGGTGTTCCTCTGCGTGGGAGCGCGCTCCGCCATCTTCTCGCCCTTCCCGTCCGTGGGGCTCGTCGTCGTGGACGAGGAGCACGACGCCGCGTACAAGCAGGAGGACGGCGTCCGGTACCAGGCGCGGGACCTCGCCCTGCTGCGGGGCCGCATGGAGGGCGCCGTCGTCCTGCTGGGCTCCGCCACCCCTTCCGCCGAATCGTATTCCCGGGCGAGTACCGGGGCCGCGACGCTTCTTTCCCTCCCCGAGCGGATCGGCGGGAGCGGCATGCCGGAAATCTCCGTGGTCGACCTCAAGGGACGCTCGGACAGGCGCGGCGCCGACCGCTACTTCTCTCCCGAGCTCGAGGCGGCGATCGACGAGACGCTTGCCCGCGGCGAGAAGGCGATGCTCTTCCTCAACCGGCGCGGTTTCGCCACCGCCCTCACGTGCCTCGAGTGCGGAACCACGGTGCAGTGCCGGAATTGCCAGGTGGCGCTCACGTACCACCGGGAGCACGAGGCGCTCCTGTGCCACTACTGCAACGTGATGCGCAAGGAACCCGAATCGTGCGCGAAGTGCGGGGGGCACAAGCTCGCCCAGGTGGGGATCGGGACGGAGCGGCTCCTCTCCTGGGTCTCGAAGCGATGGAGGGAGGCGCGGGTCGCGCGGCTCGACTCGGACGTCACGCGGAAGCGCGGCGCGTACGCCGGGGTCCTCTCCGGGATGCAGCGGGGGGATGTGGACATCCTGGTCGGGACGCAGATGATCGCCAAGGGACACGATTTCCCCGAGGTCACCTTCGTGGGGGTGCTGCTGGCCGACCTCTCCCTGTCGTTCCCCGACTTCCGGGCGTCGGAGCGCACCTTCCAGATCCTGACCCAGGTGGCGGGGCGTTCGGGCCGCGGCGACCGGCCGGGCAAGGTCCTCTTCCAGACGATGGCCCCGGAAAGCCCGGCCATCCGCAGGGCGGCGGAGCACGACTACGCCGGATTCATGGAGGACGAGCTTGCGGCGCGGGAGGCGATGGGGTACCCCCCCTTCGGGCGGATGCTGCTGCTGCGCCTGTCGGGAGCGAAGCAGGACGCCGCGCGCGAAGCGGCCGACCTGGTCACCGGTGCGCTTTCCGGCCCGATGTCCGCCGCCGGAGTCCGGATCCTCGGCCCCGCGCCGTCGCCGATCGCCCGGGTCAAGCGCCGCTTCCACTACCAGATACTGCTGGTGATGCCCCCTGACCTCCCGGTGGGGGATCTCTTCCCGGAGCTCCTGCGTCCCCTCCGCGAGCGGGTCCGCAAGCTCGGCGCGCGTCTCGAGGCCGACGTAGACCCGTACCAGATGATGGTGTGAACCCCACGGATCCCCGAAACCGGAACCGCAGAACAGGGACGTTCCTGAGAACTACCGTTGAACAGGAACGTCCCTGTTCTGCGGTTTCCGGGCCTGGCATGGAGTTTGAATTTCTTTCGCGCAACAACGCGCAAAGGAGGGCAGGACCATGCGGGTGCACTACGTACTGAACCACGGGGGGACGCCGGCGTCGAAGCTGGCCGACGTAGAGATCCACTTCGAAGAGGGGCTCCTCGCCGGTCTCAAGCTGGTGGGTTGCTCCGTCTGGCGGTCGAAGAAGGGGGACGCGCCGACCGTGCTCGTCCCCTCCCGCTCCTACGCCACCGCGGGGGGGATCCGCTACTACGAACTGCTGCGCGCCTCGGCCGACGGCGCCGCGTCCGCGGCGACGGGGAACGGCGAGGACCCGGCGGCGAAGCTCGCCGTCCGGCGGTTCAAGGACTACGTCCGCGACGAGTACCGCAAGATCGCGGCACTGCCCGACGAGCCCCCCGTCCCCGCCGAGCGGAGCGGCGGAAAAAAGACGGCCGCCCGGTAGGTTCCGCCGGCGGGGGACACTCCGACCGACAAGGAGTGTCCCCCGCCGGGCTCCAAGTTGGGGAACCCATTCCGATCTTGTAATGTCCGGGTTTACACCAGGTATGTCCCCCCTGGTCCCCTGAAAGCGCCTGCACCTCCCAGTGACCTTCTCCTGTCAGGAGGGACATTCTTGGTTTGTTGGGGGTTCAGTGGAAGAGTGTCCCCCACTGCAGTTCCATCTGTGGCCTGTTCCGCTGTACAATCACAAGTTAATACTCGAACGGTGAACACTAGGGGGTCCCATGTCGGAGGTCGGCGAAAAGGTGGCGCAGGCGACCCGCCAGCGGGCGGCGGTCTACGCGCACCTGTACCTCGTTCTGCGCAAGAAGCTCGGGGAGCAGGAAGCGGTCGACCTGATGAGCGAGGCGATCTACAACTTCGGTCGGGAGAAATCGACGCGCAACTACTCCGAGCGGGCGCGCTCCGGCGACCTCGCCCAGGCCGCCCGGGAGTTCGCTTCACCCGATCCGGTGAAGCAGCACCAGTTCGCCCCGCGGGTCGTGTCGCTCACCCCCGACGAGGTGGTGCTCGCGATGTCGAAGTGCCCCCTGGTCGACGAGTGGCGGGCGATGGGGCTGCCGGACAAGGATGTCGAAACGCTCTGCCGCGTCGCCCACTCCGTCGATTTCGGGACGTGGGAAGGGGCATTGCGCTGCGCGCTCTGTTTCGAGGGGACCCGCGGGGAGGGCAAGGACGAGTGTGTCCTCCGCGTGAAGAAGGCGCCGGGCTGACGCGATGCGCGATCTCCGGGCGAGGGACTTCCAGTTCCTGCTGGTCGTTGCCGCGGTGGTCGGCCTCCTCACCGTCCTCTCCATGACGGGGAAGGAGCGGTTCATCCCGCGGACCGAGGCGCACCTTGCCGTCGCTCCGATCGAGGACACCACGCAGGCCGATTCGCTGTGCCTGTCTTGTCACGGCGGGGAGAAAACGGCTTCCGTCGAGGGAACGAAGGGTCCCTCGATGCCGGAGAACCACCCGCTGCGGAAGAAAAATTGCCGTCAGTGCCACCGGCTGGAGCGGAAGAAGTCGTGACCCGGAAAGGGCCCCCGCTGGGGGCGCACGTCTCCGTCGCCGGGGGGGTCCACACGGCGCCGGAGCGGGGGAAAAAGATCGGCGCCGACGTCGTCCAGATCTTCTCCAAGCAGAACACGCGCTGGGAGGGGAAGGCACTCGAGGAAGGGGACGCACGGGCGCTCCGCG
The sequence above is a segment of the bacterium genome. Coding sequences within it:
- the priA gene encoding primosomal protein N' — protein: MTFSLTAPLFVEVAVPLPIDHPFTYRVPFGEEHRAQVGVRVLVPFGGRKMTGLVTAITDASTLGGREAKDLVAVLDETPYVSERHLAFLSAASRGCLAPLGETLRAALPRGLPRKEAPAGPRMEAFYRPSPYPPEGPMTPKQRLALEAVREAGGLSSSDLSMRVPGGAQAAKRLAAKGFLLVVSRPRPVALHAASLPDLAGVLSPTPGQEAALARIGVAVASGRHAAFVLHGVTGSGKTEVYLRAVEQARATGRQAIFLVPEIALTPQLLGRVRSRFPDGVAVLHSGLTPAERSSQWRKIRDGEVFLCVGARSAIFSPFPSVGLVVVDEEHDAAYKQEDGVRYQARDLALLRGRMEGAVVLLGSATPSAESYSRASTGAATLLSLPERIGGSGMPEISVVDLKGRSDRRGADRYFSPELEAAIDETLARGEKAMLFLNRRGFATALTCLECGTTVQCRNCQVALTYHREHEALLCHYCNVMRKEPESCAKCGGHKLAQVGIGTERLLSWVSKRWREARVARLDSDVTRKRGAYAGVLSGMQRGDVDILVGTQMIAKGHDFPEVTFVGVLLADLSLSFPDFRASERTFQILTQVAGRSGRGDRPGKVLFQTMAPESPAIRRAAEHDYAGFMEDELAAREAMGYPPFGRMLLLRLSGAKQDAAREAADLVTGALSGPMSAAGVRILGPAPSPIARVKRRFHYQILLVMPPDLPVGDLFPELLRPLRERVRKLGARLEADVDPYQMMV
- a CDS encoding L-2-amino-thiazoline-4-carboxylic acid hydrolase yields the protein MSEVGEKVAQATRQRAAVYAHLYLVLRKKLGEQEAVDLMSEAIYNFGREKSTRNYSERARSGDLAQAAREFASPDPVKQHQFAPRVVSLTPDEVVLAMSKCPLVDEWRAMGLPDKDVETLCRVAHSVDFGTWEGALRCALCFEGTRGEGKDECVLRVKKAPG